The following are encoded together in the Erwinia sp. E602 genome:
- a CDS encoding tellurite resistance TerB family protein: MSNWLQQIQSVLGKAGKSSGGEGLSKMLAPGALGGLAGMLIASKSSRNLLAKYGKNALIIGGSAAAGAVLWNRYKQRVSETHRDQPQFGQQSTPVDRRAERLIEALVFAAKSDGHIDSSERQAIDEHIRQSGLGEQAERLVQQAIERPLDPQRLAADVKNEEEALEVYFLSNLVIDADHFMERSYLQALGDALNIPQDVRDSILGDIREEKLKLIA, from the coding sequence ATGAGCAACTGGTTACAGCAGATTCAATCGGTACTGGGTAAGGCGGGTAAATCCTCCGGCGGAGAAGGGCTGAGCAAAATGCTGGCTCCCGGCGCGCTGGGCGGGCTGGCGGGCATGCTGATTGCCAGCAAGTCGTCACGTAATCTGCTGGCTAAGTACGGCAAAAATGCGCTGATCATTGGCGGTAGCGCGGCGGCGGGTGCTGTGCTGTGGAACAGGTACAAGCAGCGGGTCAGCGAAACCCACCGCGACCAGCCGCAGTTCGGTCAGCAGAGCACGCCGGTGGACCGCCGCGCCGAACGGCTGATTGAAGCGCTGGTGTTTGCCGCCAAAAGCGATGGCCATATCGACAGCTCAGAGCGTCAGGCCATCGATGAACATATCCGCCAGTCGGGCCTCGGCGAACAGGCCGAACGGCTGGTGCAGCAGGCGATTGAGCGTCCGCTGGATCCACAGCGGCTGGCGGCGGATGTCAAAAATGAAGAAGAGGCGCTGGAGGTCTATTTCCTCAGCAACCTGGTGATTGACGCCGACCACTTTATGGAGCGCAGCTACCTGCAGGCGCTGGGTGACGCGCTGAACATTCCGCAGGACGTGCGGGATTCGATTCTGGGTGACATCCGCGAAGAGAAACTGAAACTTATTGCCTGA